The DNA region AGGCAGGGCAGGTTAGATAACAGATGCCCAAACACAGATAGAAGGCACGAGCTCTAGTGTACTGCCGCACAGAGGAGTGGCTACAAGTCATGAACACCTATTACACACTTCATGAAGTGCTATCAGACAACAACGTGGGGATGGCATTTACCTTGACTGGATCAGCGAACACTGAGTGTGTGGTGAACGGCCACAGCATGGCCAGGCatgtggtgcatgcttttaatcccagcactcagagaggcaggtgatctctacAAGTTAAGAGCCCAGCTTGTTCTATacagcgagttccaggccagccagggctacaaagtgaaatcctgtctcaggaaaacaaaaataactagccctctcccaaccctcaaaccaaccaaccaacaaaacaacaaaattggAAGTTCTGGATCCCACATAGCTCTTTAGGCAATAGAAATTAGTGTGTAGAGTGGAATCTGAACTTTTTTTTCTAACAAAAAACATTTAATCCTTGACCCACTGAGAGCTCACTGTCAGCTGTGTAAGAACTAATTTTTCTCAAGCTGAATCTACTAGACATCCCCCCAACTGACTTCAAAATGCTCTCTGCGTCCCCGACAGCTTTCTGATCTCAGAGCTGAGCACAAGCTCAAAGCTGAATGCCTGCGTTGTTCTGGTTGAATCTTATTTGTCACATGTATTGCTCCTGCTGTATTAAGCTGTGAAGTCCCTGACGGAGGGAACTGgtctcctctatttctttagtattCCCCACAGTGCCCTGCATGCAGCAGAAATCAGAGTGCATGTCTAAAGAAATTCCAGCAGAGAGAAGATGGCTGTGGCGCACAGGAGTTTTACCACTGATCATCAAGGAAAGCCTTAGCTGAAGCTTGGGAGAGGTGGTTTTTCTGATTGTAATTAGGGTCATTTAAGGTCAAAGCGGCAACTTTACATCATggccacattttattttattttattttaggttctttttttcggagctggggaccgaacccagggccttgcgcttcctaggtaagcgctctaccactgagctaaatccccagcccccacattttATTCTTATATAAATACTGTTATCCAAGTCAGTCTCGCTGAACCTTAGAGCCAAAgccaaaatgcaaaaagctctggGTTTAAAAACTGCTTCATCTCCCTTCCCCACGAGCAGCACAGCCAGCAGGTACTGTACCTGGGTAGTTCTGCATCATCACAGCAGGCATCCCCCGGTAGCTGGGGTGGTTGGGGTCATATGACTGGCTGTAAGAGTAGCCATGCATGTAGGGGATGTAGGACTGGTGCTGGGTGAGCGGGGAGGACACAGGCACATGGACACCTGGTCGGGGCTCCTTGCTTCCAAGGCGGGGTTCCTCAGATGTGGGTAGCTTGCAGTCACTACTTGTgctttccttcccatcttccttgGGAACAGAGTCCTTACTCCGGCTCCTGTCTTCCTTTAATTTTCGGTCCCGTTCCTCTTTCCACCGATCATCCTCTGACTTGATGTCTGAGTATTTGGCAGGATAAACATATGTCCACATTCGGGGCTCTGTCTCCTGCAAAAACCACAGAATGGGTGCCAAGCAGTATTATATACAAGACCCTTTTCAAACCCAAGGTCTGAGCAGAAACATAGCAACAGACTGTTACAGCACCCAAGTGGGATTCTGACTTGCACAGATTTTGTTTAGAGAAACACTGCTAATTTccacactgaggaggcagaggcaaagagaactctatgagttcaaggtcagcctggtttacagagagtgtaagccagccaggaatacatagtgagaccctgtcatgtcaaaacaaaacaaaacaccttctCAAACCTAAGGAAACGAGATCCTGGGAGAAAAAAGGTAAAGCCACCAGTGGCTCTTCTCTGTGTAAGACTCCTGGGGCAGGGACTCTGGGAACACGACAGGCCGCCTCCTGCCAAGATGTTTATGTTGCTTTGCAGTTATCCCTGCCcccaggagaaaagggaagaccaAGTGAATGTCTGCAACAGGTGTGGgtgtctgcagagaccagaagagagaatcagaatCCCTGGAGCCGGAGTTACTGAGGTTGTAAGTCACCTGATGAGGGTATTAGGAAGTAAACTTCAGTCCTCGGGAAGAACAGaaagtacttttaaccactgagccatctctccagccccattggttttaatttttaaatattatttattattaagagaacagggtcttgctaagtatatgtagcccaggatatGTAGCTCAGTGTGGCTATAAACTCAAGATAATCTGCTTTTAGCCTCCCAAGTCCTAGGACTACAGGCATGTGTCATCATAACTGATAtcaaaaaatccttttaaaagaAACCTGTTAGGTGAGTGCTATACGCTTCCACCCCACAGAATCCATACAGTGGAACACGGGGCTAGGAGTCAAAATGCTCAGGTTCTTGTCTTGCTTGCTAATGAAGACTCAACTAACTGTAGACAAAATTAAGTTGTCTCATTAGTTCTTCTTTCCTATTTAAGGGAAAAATACCTTTTAAGGAGataaaagtgctttttaaaaaacaaaatgtacaGGTTTGCTAACATACAACTTTCCTGATAATCTCAATTCTATGGAACCCCTACACAAGACAGTGCTGATCTGTGGGGGCCAGAAAGCTCATTAGATAGCACCTTCACGTCCTTGCAACAACAGTTACCTGTCGGTACCAGAGTATTGGATCCACCTCTGCCTGTCGGCCACACTCAGTGCCTGTCTTAGCCTCAGACGCCTCCTTGCCTAGGTGGCTGGCCTCACCCAGCTTTCCTTTAAGGCCTTCAGGGGGCTGGCTGGGGAGTTTTGATGAGTCATCTAATTTAGGAATGATGACAGACTTGGCAGGATCAGTCCCTGGCTCCTTGGCCTTGCCCGGCCCTGACTTCACCAGGTCTGTCAGGCTGGGAGCCTTGGTAAGAGTTGGTGGAATTGACGGCTTTTGCTTCCACTCTTCCTTGAGTGATGCCTCCCGCTCTTTCAGGCCCATCTCTGTCTTCTTGTCTAGTCCCCGCTGAGGCTGCTCCACGCCCTGCCGCTTTTGCTGTTCTTCATACTGCTGCCGATAGGCAGTGTTGGTGCTCAGGAGGTGGGTGTGGTAACTCTGCTCACTGTAGCCATATGGAGGCACGTAGGCATACTGGTTGTAGTACAAGGACTGCATGTACATGTTGGGCCGTTGCTGGATGACAGAGGGCTGCTGACTAGAACTGCTCAGCTCAGGCTTCTTTTCCTCACAGACATCATTCTTTACTTTCCCTTCTATGTTCTCAGGTTCCTCATCCTTCTTTGTCTTTAGGGCCTGGCCCTCCATTCCTGCCTGGCTGCTTGAGGGGAGAGCCCCTGGGCTGGACTGTGCATAGCCTGGAGAGTAGTAACTTTCAAAGCCTTGATAATATGCTGAGTCTTTGCTCTGCGGCTGAGGGGGGAAAAGTGTTTTCTTAGCCCCTTCTTTAACCAGCTGTTCAGGGTCCTTGGACTTGGCACTGTCCAccttgccctccccatcctccccagcatcagAGATGTCAGAGTAGGCAGGGCTATTGGTTTTGACTGAGCTGGCTTCAGCTCCATTCTGGGTCACTACATGGAGGGGAGTTAGGGGTTGGGTTGGGGTAGTACTATCTAGGCGGCTGCTGCCTCCAATTGAAGGGCTGGGGGCATTGTCAGTAAAACTGTAAATCTTATCAGCTTCAGCCTTGATACTAGCTAATCGGCTCTGGTGGGACTCTGAGGAACCATTCAGAAGGCCCTCCATTTTTACTCCATCTCCTGCCGATTCTCTGAATGGGCTCTTACCTTCTTCTGCTCGGCATACCTTCCCAGGGGTCAGAGGACTTTCAAGTTCCTTTGATGAGTCcttcttttttttgtctttctttttcttgtccttGGCAGGGGTCAGGGCAGGGTTGACTGTGAAAGGCTCTCCCATAACAGTGGGCTTGGGCTGAATGGGCTTGAGTTGGGGACTGTTGGGCATTGCTTGGACCACTGTGGTGGTCAAGCCTGAGGAGGACCCTGGGCTTGCTGCTGTGAAGGTGGCTGTTTGGAAAGTGTAGATCTGTTGTGGGGGGATGGCAGGGGCAATGGGGCGGGCTGATTTTAAGCTCTTGGATGGAATCTTTTCAGGTTTCAAACTGGAGggctttttacatttttctttttccacacaCTTCCTTTCCACAGAGTCGAAGCCGTCGTTGCTTGTCTCATCCACTACTGAGGGTCCATCGTCAGACCCATCATTGGATGAGGCTCCAGGGTCTGTGTCTCCCTCCCCACTCAGTTTTTTCTTACAGAGGCCTTTTGTGCTGAATTTGCTGGAAGGGGAAGGGCTGTGAGGCTCAACAAGCCGGACTTTGGGGGTAGCTGAGCGGGCAGGGGACAAGGATCCTTTTTGTGAGACAGGTGCACCATTGCAGCTGCTGAGGTCTGTGTGGAGGGTGGGCTCTTCTCCATATTCGCTGTCTCCATCAGCTTCTGGTTTGCTGTCATCATCTGTGTGGGCATGGGCTTGGTGGTACTTAAGCCCATTAATGTGCTTGTACTTTTTGTTGCAGTTTGGGTGGGGACAGTCAATCAGGACTGGGGAGGGACAGTTTCTGTCCACAATAGTGGGTTCTACCTTGGTCCCAGGGAGGGGCCCGGTGGCTGAGCCCATGGAATTTGTACGGACACGCTTGCTCCCTTTGGAGTCCTCTGAGCTAGAATTCAGCTCCATGTCTGAAAGAGGTTTGTTTTTCCGCTTATTGGCTGAGGAAGGGCTGGCTTTGACATCCTCAGAGGTGCTGCTGGCAGGAGGGCGATGCTCTGAGGAGTTCTGGCTACCCCGACGGCCTTTGCTATTGGCTCCTGCTCGGGTCTTGCTGTTGCTGCTGGTCCCTTTGCTATCAGAGGCTGTGGCTGTCTCGCTGACCGGCGTGTTGCTGTTAGGACGCATACGCTTGCCTCTTCCTCGACCATTGCGCATTTCCAAGTCACTGGTTGGGGAGTCACAGAACCTTGGAAAAGGACAAATAGGACAGGACATTATTAAGGGGAAAACacccttttttgtgtgtgtgaggcagGGCCTACAGCATGAACTACATCCAACTTTCTTTAATTTGAAGCCCAGGCTGGTAAGGAGCTCACTAAATAGTAAAAGATGGCCTCTAACTTGCAGCCATTTTTCTACCCAGCTTCCGTTTTAATAAGGTACCTGCATGGGAGCTGTATTGAGAGGTACATTTAGGATGTCATTTGTATACTAGTTCTGGATCACCCATCCATATTTTAGGCTTCTCAAGCCCTAGCACACTGGATACTAACATTAGGAATAAGGTATAAGAAGACACTGAAATATTAGTGGTTTatatggtatttttattttttgggatGCTGTGAGAGAATGAATCTGTAAGCCTCATACAATATCCTAGACTCAAAGTGTTAGTCTTCTCACATGTTTGGAGACAAGGTATGTTCTGAGGGTTAGCCTCAACTCCCTATTTTGCTGAaggtggctttgaacttctgacccttgtGTATCCACCAGGGCCGGGATCACAGGTACAGAGAACTATGGCGAGTTGAGATGTCAACTTAAAGATCAAGCTGCAACTGGAAAGGCCAGGCCCAGTGATTCACActaatgcctgtaatcccagcactcgggaagctaAGGTAGGAGGCTCACCTTGGGTTTGAGGCAGCCTGCCTTATACAGTGAGCTCCAAGACAGCCTGGACTATGGAATGAACTCTTGTCccaaagaggaaaggaggaagggagggagggaagaagggggagaggctggaaggaaggcaagaaggaaggaaggcaagaaggaaggaaggaaagaaggaaggaaggaaggaaggaaggaaggaaggaaggaaggaaggaaggaaggaaggaagatgaatATAGCCTGGGATGGTGGCTCAAGTAGTgacaccagcactcaggaggcttcAATTTGAGGCCAACTGGGCCAACTTTAGTAAGATAAAGGTATAACAGTTCACTGATGATGTGGGGGTTCATACCGATATAAAGTACACATCTGTACGTGCTCACCTTGGGGGTGCCCAATCATGTCTTGTGCAGTCAAGAAGTGTGCCTACATATGTCTTGTTTCTCCATGTCACATTTACCACCAGCATCCCTGGAAACAAGAAGAGAGGGGTATGGGTGAGACAAACCCCCTGGCCACTGCAAACAATATTCTTTATCCGAGACGCACTCTGATCCCTCCTCTGGAAGTTTAGTGGTGCTCTGGTACCAATGGGTGAGAACTGTTCCATGGGAGTTGCCTATAGCACTCCTGGGTCCCTATAGATGGGCAATAGTTCAGACTCCGTAGCCTGatcaagacattttttttttcccctgaaacgGGGTCTCATGGATCCCAGCTGTCCTTGAATTCTCTCTATATAAGCTGAGGATGCTTGAGCCTCTGAGCCTCATTCTCCCACCGCCAAGTGTTAGGACGACAGGAAGGCCTAACACACCCAGACTTATGCAGTCCttaggactgaactcagggctttgtgtatgctagacaagcactctcctgagctatatcctcagcccTCCCTAGTTTTTGTAAAGACAGTGCCTTGCTATATatatagttcaggctagcctcaaactatcTAGTCAAGGATGgcattgaactcatgatccttctgccccTGTCTGCTGAGTGCTtggcttatatgtgtgtgtgctaccGTGCCTGGCTTAACGCATTCATTTTAACTGAGTTAAAGTATTTCAGTGCATGACTTAACGACAGTTTATACATTCTTTGTTGCTGGTGTACAGCTTAGGTTGTTTGatatatttttacttaaatactgttttttaaaatcattttaagttATGTGTCTATGAACAGGTATGTATACATATGGCTGTAGTTATGACTGTAGTTATGTGTCTATGAATAGGTATGTATACATATGACTGTAGTTATGTGTCTATGAACAGGTATGTATACATATGACTGTAGTTATGACTGTAGTTATGTGTCTATGAACAGGTATGTATACATATGACTGTAGATGCTTGATgaagccagaggtggtggatcccctggagctggaggtggttgtgagtcacctatTGTTggggttgggaactgaacttgggtcctcttaaCCACCACACTTGTTCTCACTCTGAAATGATGCCACAATAACTTATTAAAAGGGGGTCGGGGACTGGGGGCTGGGAATGTGGCCCACttggcagagtgcttgtctaggATACATAAAATCCTGGTTATATCCCTAGTACCACATGAACTGGGTATTATGGCAGAAACCTGTAATCAAAGCACTTCTGGAGGGTGGGATTAGGAGCAATGTAAGTTCATGTTCTCCTCAGTTATAcggcaaattcaaggccagcctaggacacATGATACCCTGCTCCTCACCCCACCGAAAAAGGGAAACAAAGCTTTTGAAGACGTGGCACAACAATATTCctaaatttaaaaagcagtataaaaaaatcccaaacactgacatccaggcatggtagtgcatatCTGTAATTCTGACATTTGGTAggtggaggcaggatgatcagggGAGTTCaaggtctacaaagtgagctctagggctccacagagaaattatcttggaaaacaaaaatgagggggttgggggtaggggagaATATGAGTGCTAGGGATGCAGTGCAGTGCTTCCCTATGCACACATAGCCCTGGATATGATTCCTAActcttccagagagagagagagagagagagagagagagagagagagagagagagagagagagagagagagagtgtgtgtgtgtgtgtgtgtgtgtgtgtgtgtgtgtgtgtgtgtgtgtgtgtgaagacagtagTGTATATGGAACAGTAGGTTCCAAGAATCAAACTCAAGCCagtaggcttggtggcaggtaccCTTACCTACTGAGACATCTCGTAGGAATAtccttgaacatttttttaaaagatttatttatttaatgtatgtgagtacactgtagctgtcttcagacacactagaagagggcatcggatcccattacagatggttgtgagctaccatatggttgctgggaattgaactcaggacctctggaagagcagtcagtgctcttaaccactgagtcatctctccagcccttccttgaACATTTCTACAAAGGAAATATGAAGTTAATGAACAATGATAAGAggcatacattttttatttaatttatttacatgtgcCAGAGTGTACATTTGGTGGTCAGAAgatgagcagcaagtgctctta from Rattus norvegicus strain BN/NHsdMcwi chromosome 8, GRCr8, whole genome shotgun sequence includes:
- the Zfp609 gene encoding zinc finger protein 609 isoform X1; the protein is MSLSSGACGGKAVDANPVETYDSGDEWDIGVGNLIIDLDADLEKDQQKLEMSGSKEVGIPAPNAVATLPDNIKFVTPVPGPQGKEGKSKSKRSKSGKDTSKPTPGTSLFSPSEGAANKKEVQGRSGDGTSAGGLVAAVAPKGSEKAAKASRSVAGSKKEKESSSSKGKKERSEGAGTCSEKDPGVLQPVPLGGRGSQYDGNAGMDTGGVEPLGSIASEPGAALNPLGTKPEPEEGENECRPLKKVKSEKMESPVSTPAVLPLHLLVPVVNNDISSPCEQIMVRTRSVGVNTCDVALATEPECLGPCEPGTSVNLEGIVWQETEDGMLVVNVTWRNKTYVGTLLDCTRHDWAPPRFCDSPTSDLEMRNGRGRGKRMRPNSNTPVSETATASDSKGTSSNSKTRAGANSKGRRGSQNSSEHRPPASSTSEDVKASPSSANKRKNKPLSDMELNSSSEDSKGSKRVRTNSMGSATGPLPGTKVEPTIVDRNCPSPVLIDCPHPNCNKKYKHINGLKYHQAHAHTDDDSKPEADGDSEYGEEPTLHTDLSSCNGAPVSQKGSLSPARSATPKVRLVEPHSPSPSSKFSTKGLCKKKLSGEGDTDPGASSNDGSDDGPSVVDETSNDGFDSVERKCVEKEKCKKPSSLKPEKIPSKSLKSARPIAPAIPPQQIYTFQTATFTAASPGSSSGLTTTVVQAMPNSPQLKPIQPKPTVMGEPFTVNPALTPAKDKKKKDKKKKDSSKELESPLTPGKVCRAEEGKSPFRESAGDGVKMEGLLNGSSESHQSRLASIKAEADKIYSFTDNAPSPSIGGSSRLDSTTPTQPLTPLHVVTQNGAEASSVKTNSPAYSDISDAGEDGEGKVDSAKSKDPEQLVKEGAKKTLFPPQPQSKDSAYYQGFESYYSPGYAQSSPGALPSSSQAGMEGQALKTKKDEEPENIEGKVKNDVCEEKKPELSSSSQQPSVIQQRPNMYMQSLYYNQYAYVPPYGYSEQSYHTHLLSTNTAYRQQYEEQQKRQGVEQPQRGLDKKTEMGLKEREASLKEEWKQKPSIPPTLTKAPSLTDLVKSGPGKAKEPGTDPAKSVIIPKLDDSSKLPSQPPEGLKGKLGEASHLGKEASEAKTGTECGRQAEVDPILWYRQETEPRMWTYVYPAKYSDIKSEDDRWKEERDRKLKEDRSRSKDSVPKEDGKESTSSDCKLPTSEEPRLGSKEPRPGVHVPVSSPLTQHQSYIPYMHGYSYSQSYDPNHPSYRGMPAVMMQNYPGSYLPSSYSFSPYGSKVSGGEDADKARASPSVSCKASSESKALDILQQHASHYKSKSPTISDKNSQERDRGGCGVVGGGGSCGSVGGAGGADRSADRPRTSPSQRLMSTHHHHHHLGYSLLPAQYNLPYAAGLSSTAIVASQQGSTPSLYPPPRR
- the Zfp609 gene encoding zinc finger protein 609 isoform X3, which gives rise to MSLSSGACGGKAVDANPVETYDSGDEWDIGVGNLIIDLDADLEKDQQKLEMSGSKEVGIPAPNAVATLPDNIKFVTPVPGPQGKEGKSKSKRSKSGKDTSKPTPGTSLFSPSEGAANKKEVQGRSGDGTSAGGLVAAVAPKGSEKAAKASRSVAGSKKEKESSSSKGKKERSEGAGTCSEKDPGVLQPVPLGGRGSQYDGNAGMDTGGVEPLGSIASEPGAALNPLGTKPEPEEGENECRPLKKVKSEKMESPVSTPAVLPLHLLVPVVNNDISSPCEQIMVRTRSVGVNTCDVALATEPECLGPCEPGTSVNLEGIVWQETEDGMLVVNVTWRNKTYVGTLLDCTRHDWAPPRFCDSPTSDLEMRNGRGRGKRMRPNSNTPVSETATASDSKGTSSNSKTRAGANSKGRRGSQNSSEHRPPASSTSEDVKASPSSANKRKNKPLSDMELNSSSEDSKGSKRVRTNSMGSATGPLPGTKVEPTIVDRNCPSPVLIDCPHPNCNKKYKHINGLKYHQAHAHTDDDSKPEADGDSEYGEEPTLHTDLSSCNGAPVSQKGSLSPARSATPKVRLVEPHSPSPSSKFSTKGLCKKKLSGEGDTDPGASSNDGSDDGPSVVDETSNDGFDSVERKCVEKEKCKKPSSLKPEKIPSKSLKSARPIAPAIPPQQIYTFQTATFTAASPGSSSGLTTTVVQAMPNSPQLKPIQPKPTVMGEPFTVNPALTPAKDKKKKDKKKKDSSKELESPLTPGKVCRAEEGDRAPNVDICLSCQILRHQVRG
- the Zfp609 gene encoding zinc finger protein 609 isoform X2, whose amino-acid sequence is MESPVSTPAVLPLHLLVPVVNNDISSPCEQIMVRTRSVGVNTCDVALATEPECLGPCEPGTSVNLEGIVWQETEDGMLVVNVTWRNKTYVGTLLDCTRHDWAPPRFCDSPTSDLEMRNGRGRGKRMRPNSNTPVSETATASDSKGTSSNSKTRAGANSKGRRGSQNSSEHRPPASSTSEDVKASPSSANKRKNKPLSDMELNSSSEDSKGSKRVRTNSMGSATGPLPGTKVEPTIVDRNCPSPVLIDCPHPNCNKKYKHINGLKYHQAHAHTDDDSKPEADGDSEYGEEPTLHTDLSSCNGAPVSQKGSLSPARSATPKVRLVEPHSPSPSSKFSTKGLCKKKLSGEGDTDPGASSNDGSDDGPSVVDETSNDGFDSVERKCVEKEKCKKPSSLKPEKIPSKSLKSARPIAPAIPPQQIYTFQTATFTAASPGSSSGLTTTVVQAMPNSPQLKPIQPKPTVMGEPFTVNPALTPAKDKKKKDKKKKDSSKELESPLTPGKVCRAEEGKSPFRESAGDGVKMEGLLNGSSESHQSRLASIKAEADKIYSFTDNAPSPSIGGSSRLDSTTPTQPLTPLHVVTQNGAEASSVKTNSPAYSDISDAGEDGEGKVDSAKSKDPEQLVKEGAKKTLFPPQPQSKDSAYYQGFESYYSPGYAQSSPGALPSSSQAGMEGQALKTKKDEEPENIEGKVKNDVCEEKKPELSSSSQQPSVIQQRPNMYMQSLYYNQYAYVPPYGYSEQSYHTHLLSTNTAYRQQYEEQQKRQGVEQPQRGLDKKTEMGLKEREASLKEEWKQKPSIPPTLTKAPSLTDLVKSGPGKAKEPGTDPAKSVIIPKLDDSSKLPSQPPEGLKGKLGEASHLGKEASEAKTGTECGRQAEVDPILWYRQETEPRMWTYVYPAKYSDIKSEDDRWKEERDRKLKEDRSRSKDSVPKEDGKESTSSDCKLPTSEEPRLGSKEPRPGVHVPVSSPLTQHQSYIPYMHGYSYSQSYDPNHPSYRGMPAVMMQNYPGSYLPSSYSFSPYGSKVSGGEDADKARASPSVSCKASSESKALDILQQHASHYKSKSPTISDKNSQERDRGGCGVVGGGGSCGSVGGAGGADRSADRPRTSPSQRLMSTHHHHHHLGYSLLPAQYNLPYAAGLSSTAIVASQQGSTPSLYPPPRR